The following proteins are co-located in the Paenibacillus sp. FSL H8-0079 genome:
- a CDS encoding (2Fe-2S)-binding protein, which yields MGAINYTWLEQYGRITTGPVNEPVFGMPLTLLRHPENAKLMLEAYNEHLRADSLRSAAVYFMHSVRGLLLGIHYMTCMCDTSLNISLENIQLQLEVQEGRPVLHFQLLDVTEHAHPGSVNNGVEGGSLWRNELLTAYYGEQLRPLIEGVALAGEANTGQMWAQLASILRWFKTTVVKMDITESEREAVIQGYEHVIALPPEILGLRKNLLSFKPVEIDNPHQPGETMLMKPTCCLHYQVYGGQNYCYSCPKLTKTERQERYDAIVAAKSG from the coding sequence ATGGGAGCAATCAACTACACGTGGTTAGAGCAATATGGACGTATAACGACCGGCCCGGTTAACGAACCGGTTTTTGGCATGCCTTTGACATTGTTGAGACATCCGGAGAACGCAAAGCTTATGCTCGAAGCCTATAATGAGCACCTGCGTGCAGATTCTCTTCGCTCTGCTGCTGTATATTTCATGCACTCTGTTCGAGGTCTATTGCTTGGTATTCATTACATGACTTGCATGTGTGACACGTCGCTGAATATTTCGCTGGAGAATATCCAACTGCAGTTGGAGGTTCAAGAGGGGCGCCCCGTACTCCATTTTCAACTTTTGGATGTAACTGAGCATGCCCATCCTGGTTCAGTCAACAACGGTGTTGAAGGTGGATCCCTCTGGCGGAATGAGTTACTTACAGCATATTACGGCGAACAACTACGACCACTGATTGAAGGGGTGGCCCTTGCTGGAGAAGCAAACACGGGTCAGATGTGGGCACAGCTCGCATCCATCTTGAGATGGTTCAAGACGACGGTGGTAAAGATGGACATTACAGAATCGGAACGAGAAGCTGTAATTCAGGGATATGAGCATGTCATCGCCTTGCCACCGGAGATTCTGGGGTTACGCAAGAATTTGCTGTCATTCAAACCGGTCGAGATCGATAATCCGCATCAACCGGGAGAGACTATGCTGATGAAGCCGACATGCTGCCTGCACTATCAGGTGTACGGTGGGCAGAACTACTGTTACAGCTGTCCCAAACTGACCAAGACCGAGCGGCAAGAGCGGTATGATGCGATTGTGGCTGCCAAGTCGGGTTAA
- a CDS encoding ABC transporter ATP-binding protein, which translates to MFRLETTKLDIAYEERLIVEDLNIQIPQGKITALVGANGSGKSTILKTMARIMAPKAGNVLLDGKSIHKQSTREVAKQLAILPQNPTAPEGLTVTELVSYGRFPYQKGFGSMRSEDKRMIEWAIEVTAMTEFHDRPIDQLSGGQRQRAWIAMALAQETDILFLDEPTTFLDMAHQLEVLQLLEQLNATANRTIVMVVHDLNHASRYAHHMIGIKKGKAIAHGSPVEVMNTDVLREVFNIEADIVTDPRSGVPLCLPYALAGERQQSKTPDQMVMNSAMVHAGGRTEQLARQATGS; encoded by the coding sequence ATGTTTCGTCTGGAGACGACCAAGCTGGATATCGCTTATGAGGAAAGACTAATTGTAGAGGATCTGAATATTCAGATTCCCCAAGGAAAAATTACAGCACTTGTTGGAGCCAATGGTTCAGGGAAGTCAACTATCCTGAAAACGATGGCACGTATTATGGCTCCAAAAGCAGGTAATGTATTGCTCGACGGGAAGTCCATCCATAAGCAGTCTACGCGTGAAGTTGCCAAGCAACTTGCGATTTTGCCACAGAACCCGACAGCCCCTGAAGGACTTACGGTTACTGAACTAGTATCCTACGGACGTTTTCCTTATCAAAAAGGATTTGGTTCCATGCGTTCTGAAGACAAACGCATGATTGAATGGGCTATTGAAGTGACAGCCATGACTGAATTCCATGATCGTCCGATTGATCAACTGTCCGGTGGACAGCGTCAACGTGCCTGGATTGCCATGGCACTTGCCCAAGAAACAGATATCCTTTTCCTGGACGAGCCGACAACGTTCCTGGATATGGCTCACCAGCTTGAAGTATTGCAATTGCTGGAGCAGCTGAATGCCACAGCCAATCGTACCATTGTTATGGTTGTGCATGACTTGAACCACGCTTCCCGTTATGCTCATCACATGATTGGTATCAAAAAAGGTAAAGCCATTGCACATGGTTCACCCGTGGAAGTTATGAACACGGATGTACTTCGTGAAGTATTTAACATCGAAGCAGATATCGTAACGGATCCGCGCTCCGGTGTACCGCTTTGCTTGCCATACGCTCTTGCAGGTGAACGTCAGCAATCCAAAACGCCAGACCAGATGGTCATGAACAGCGCGATGGTTCATGCAGGCGGACGGACAGAGCAACTTGCTCGTCAAGCGACAGGAAGTTAA
- a CDS encoding glutathione peroxidase, with protein sequence MSVYSYQAVTTANQEVSLDLYQGKVLVIANTASKCGLTPQYGELQKLYDRYRDQGLVVLGFPCNQFGGQEPGTSEEAESFCQINYGVNFPVFAKVDVNGEETHPLFQYLKEQQPGVGETTDIQWNFTKFLVNREGEVVGRVEPKESPENMSAEIEKLLG encoded by the coding sequence ATGTCCGTATATTCATATCAGGCGGTAACCACCGCGAACCAGGAAGTCTCACTGGATCTGTATCAAGGTAAGGTATTGGTCATTGCCAATACAGCCAGCAAGTGTGGACTTACCCCACAATATGGTGAATTGCAAAAGCTCTACGATCGTTATCGCGATCAAGGCTTGGTTGTACTGGGTTTCCCTTGTAACCAGTTTGGAGGGCAGGAGCCAGGTACAAGTGAGGAAGCCGAATCATTTTGCCAGATTAACTATGGTGTGAATTTCCCGGTGTTTGCCAAGGTAGATGTGAATGGTGAGGAAACACATCCTCTGTTCCAATACCTGAAGGAGCAACAACCCGGCGTAGGCGAAACAACCGACATCCAATGGAACTTTACCAAGTTCCTTGTTAACCGTGAAGGTGAAGTGGTAGGTCGTGTTGAACCGAAAGAATCCCCGGAGAACATGAGCGCAGAGATCGAGAAATTGCTCGGTTAA